In Tachypleus tridentatus isolate NWPU-2018 chromosome 7, ASM421037v1, whole genome shotgun sequence, a genomic segment contains:
- the LOC143256025 gene encoding triple functional domain protein-like isoform X3 gives MPVWWRKKTYGNMLVLCCFCLKCRYPSKSDVEGLTSEASPANFARCSSPRDIVSPTNKHRGPLRRILSNPVRRLSHGWLGRSASDLAKPTLKKSAVPHPWNLLNCKEEMGNKSCSYHPPVKGSSEDGTKQNDLVKFKLIKKSKSFDLNGRSSEDESYGIEIPSSMNFQDCIFTPIHTSFSSEEDAGKSHSNNPIETTESTSSVDLASEIEQIVNEQMELHLETSKDCSEVVESKTSDVMSLPTVVLEKVPDLANQEEIPVTVSTEDFCFTETDSLHPSTEDDKEKALQKRRYVVQELVDTEEDYVKDLGSIVEGYMKEIKSGDITVPENLKNGKDKIVFGNIEAIYEWHRDTFHGELQKCVLEPEKLGPLFRRYERRLNMYVVYCQNKPKSEFIVSEYIDTYFEEVRQKLGHKLQLPDLLIKPVQRVMKYQLLLKDILKYTEKAGLEKDAEDLQKAVHIMHVVPKAANDMMNVGRLQGFDGKITAQGKLLLQGNLLVGDPLSGGKLKDRQVFLFEQIIIFSESVGQKTQFSNPVYIYKNHLQVNKMSLEEQADDENSLKFLLRSKDPNQEGLCFVVQGMSQEDRDEWVSNIRAILDTQLDFLRALQSPIAYQKELTKDFSELELGSLWNPALHKTLSHPPSSQKPSKNSKEVCSDSLWFPGLDKKSKSIDVSSMTISRTFGDENQNNDLVSSRPKSLPRSEVCKEEKQSPVYLDGKRKHSFPLEKHPSTPQHSPPKSKWSFFEGFRNPLRPKSKSNLMASSLLCTSQNLDSPCNSKMGLDPRKGSGMNRRWSEVSPSHMLRPSFVSDTSNPQK, from the exons ATGTTGAGGGGCTTACTAGTGAAGCCTCCCCTGCTAATTTCGCACGCTGTTCCAGTCCTCGAGATATTGTTTCTCCTACCAATAAACATCGGGGACCACTGCG GAGAATTTTGTCGAACCCTGTTAGAAGACTAAGTCATGGTTGGTTGGGAAGGTCTGCTAGTGATTTGGCAAAGCCCACACTTAAGAAATCGGCTGTTCCACATCCCTGGAAT CTGTTAAATTGTAAAGAAGAAATGGGAAACAAGTCATGTTCTTATCATCCACCAGTGAAAGGATCATCTGAAGATGGAACGAAG caaAATGATCTAGTAAAGTTTAAGCTCATAAAGAAGTCTAAGTCTTTTGATTTAAATGGAAGATCAAGTGAAGATGAAAGCTATGGTATTGAAATTCCATCATCCATGAATTTTCAAGATTGCATCTTTACTCCTATTCATACATCTTTCTCCTCAGAGGAAGATGCAGGAAAATCA caTTCAAACAATCCAATAGAGACAACAGAAAGTACAAGTTCTGTTGACCTGGCATCAGAAATTGAACAGATAGTCAATGAGCAAATG GAACTTCACCTTGAAACTTCTAAAGATTGCTCAGAGGTTGTGGAAAGCAAAACATCAGATGTTATGTCTCTGCCAACTGTTGTGCTTGAAAAGGTGCCAGATTTGGCTAATCAAGAAGAGATACCAGTCACTGTGTCTACTGAAGACTTCTGTTTTACAGAAACTGATTCTTTACACCCTTCGACAGAGGATGATAAAGAAAAGGCTTTACAGAAGAGAAG ATATGTGGTCCAGGAGCTTGTAGATACAGAAGAGGATTATGTTAAGGATCTCGGAAGTATTGTGGAG ggttacatgaaagaaataaaatctgGAGATATTACTGTACCAGAAAATTTGAAGAATGGAAAAGATAAAATAGTGTTTGGTAACATTGAAGCTATCTATGAATGGCACAGAGA CACCTTCCATGGAGAGTTACAGAAATGTGTCTTAGAACCAGAAAAACTTGGACCCTTGTTTCGTCGTTATGAGAGAAGGCTAAACATGTATGTTGTCTACTGTCAGAATAAACCTAAGTCAGAGTTTATAGTCTCAGAGTACATTGATACATATTTTGAG GAGGTGCGGCAGAAGCTTGGTCACAAACTCCAGTTGCCTGATCTTCTAATAAAACCTGTCCAGAGAGTAATGAAGTATCAACTTTtgttaaaa GACATTTTGAAGTACACAGAAAAGGCTGGACTTGAAAAAGATGCAGAAGATTTACAAAAGGCTGTTCATATTATGCATGTTGTACCCAAGGCTGCCAATGACATGATGAATGTGGGACGTTTACAGGGGTTTGAT GGTAAGATCACAGCACAGGGGAAGCTGTTACTTCAAGGAAATCTCCTCGTAGGAGATCCGTTGTCAGGAGGAAAGTTAAAGGACCGTCAAGTCTTTCTCTTTGAACagattattattttcagtgagtCTGTGGGTCAGAAAACACAGTTCTCTAACCCTGTGTATATCTACAAAAATCACTTGCAG GTCAACAAGATGTCTTTGGAGGAACAGGCAGATGATGAAAACAGTCTGAAGTTTCTTCTCAGATCTAAAGATCCCAATCAAGAGGGTTTATGCTTTGTTGTCCAAGGAATGTCGCAGGAAGATCGGGATGAGTGGGTTTCCAACATCCGAGCAATCCTGGACACCCAGTTAGATTTCTTAAGAG CCTTACAGTCACCTATAGCTTATCAAAAGGAACTAACCAAAGACTT CTCTGAACTTGAACTTGGATCACTGTGGAACCCAGCATTACATAAAACGTTATCCCATCCTCCCTCATCTCAAAAACCATCAAAGAACTCGAAGGAAGTTTGCAGTGACTCTCTGTGGTTTCCAGGATTAGATAAAAAAAGCAAATCTATTGATGTAAGTTCTATGACAATAAGTAGAACTTTTGGTGATGAGAATCAAAATAATGATTTGGTGTCTTCCAGGCCCAAATCGTTACCAAGGTCTGAGGTTTGTAAAGAGGAGAAACAAAGTCCAGTGTATCTGGATGGCAAGCGAAAGCATTCTTTTCCATTAGAGAAACACCCAAGTACCCCACAACACAGCCCTCCTAAGAGCAAATGGAGCTTTTTTGAAGGATTTCGCAACCCACTTCGTCCAAAATCCAAATCAAATTTAATGGCAAGCAGTTTGCTCTGCACAAGTCAGAACTTAGATTCACCCTGTAATTCCAAAATGGGACTAGATCCTAGGAAAGGCAGTGGAATGAACCGTAGGTGGTCGGAAGTTTCTCCTTCACATATGTTAAGGCCCAGTTTTGTCTCCGACACATCCAATCCACAAAAGTAA
- the LOC143256025 gene encoding triple functional domain protein-like isoform X5, producing the protein MRRILSNPVRRLSHGWLGRSASDLAKPTLKKSAVPHPWNLLNCKEEMGNKSCSYHPPVKGSSEDGTKQNDLVKFKLIKKSKSFDLNGRSSEDESYGIEIPSSMNFQDCIFTPIHTSFSSEEDAGKSHSNNPIETTESTSSVDLASEIEQIVNEQMELHLETSKDCSEVVESKTSDVMSLPTVVLEKVPDLANQEEIPVTVSTEDFCFTETDSLHPSTEDDKEKALQKRRYVVQELVDTEEDYVKDLGSIVEGYMKEIKSGDITVPENLKNGKDKIVFGNIEAIYEWHRDTFHGELQKCVLEPEKLGPLFRRYERRLNMYVVYCQNKPKSEFIVSEYIDTYFEEVRQKLGHKLQLPDLLIKPVQRVMKYQLLLKDILKYTEKAGLEKDAEDLQKAVHIMHVVPKAANDMMNVGRLQGFDGKITAQGKLLLQGNLLVGDPLSGGKLKDRQVFLFEQIIIFSESVGQKTQFSNPVYIYKNHLQVNKMSLEEQADDENSLKFLLRSKDPNQEGLCFVVQGMSQEDRDEWVSNIRAILDTQLDFLRALQSPIAYQKELTKDFSELELGSLWNPALHKTLSHPPSSQKPSKNSKEVCSDSLWFPGLDKKSKSIDVSSMTISRTFGDENQNNDLVSSRPKSLPRSEVCKEEKQSPVYLDGKRKHSFPLEKHPSTPQHSPPKSKWSFFEGFRNPLRPKSKSNLMASSLLCTSQNLDSPCNSKMGLDPRKGSGMNRRWSEVSPSHMLRPSFVSDTSNPQK; encoded by the exons GAGAATTTTGTCGAACCCTGTTAGAAGACTAAGTCATGGTTGGTTGGGAAGGTCTGCTAGTGATTTGGCAAAGCCCACACTTAAGAAATCGGCTGTTCCACATCCCTGGAAT CTGTTAAATTGTAAAGAAGAAATGGGAAACAAGTCATGTTCTTATCATCCACCAGTGAAAGGATCATCTGAAGATGGAACGAAG caaAATGATCTAGTAAAGTTTAAGCTCATAAAGAAGTCTAAGTCTTTTGATTTAAATGGAAGATCAAGTGAAGATGAAAGCTATGGTATTGAAATTCCATCATCCATGAATTTTCAAGATTGCATCTTTACTCCTATTCATACATCTTTCTCCTCAGAGGAAGATGCAGGAAAATCA caTTCAAACAATCCAATAGAGACAACAGAAAGTACAAGTTCTGTTGACCTGGCATCAGAAATTGAACAGATAGTCAATGAGCAAATG GAACTTCACCTTGAAACTTCTAAAGATTGCTCAGAGGTTGTGGAAAGCAAAACATCAGATGTTATGTCTCTGCCAACTGTTGTGCTTGAAAAGGTGCCAGATTTGGCTAATCAAGAAGAGATACCAGTCACTGTGTCTACTGAAGACTTCTGTTTTACAGAAACTGATTCTTTACACCCTTCGACAGAGGATGATAAAGAAAAGGCTTTACAGAAGAGAAG ATATGTGGTCCAGGAGCTTGTAGATACAGAAGAGGATTATGTTAAGGATCTCGGAAGTATTGTGGAG ggttacatgaaagaaataaaatctgGAGATATTACTGTACCAGAAAATTTGAAGAATGGAAAAGATAAAATAGTGTTTGGTAACATTGAAGCTATCTATGAATGGCACAGAGA CACCTTCCATGGAGAGTTACAGAAATGTGTCTTAGAACCAGAAAAACTTGGACCCTTGTTTCGTCGTTATGAGAGAAGGCTAAACATGTATGTTGTCTACTGTCAGAATAAACCTAAGTCAGAGTTTATAGTCTCAGAGTACATTGATACATATTTTGAG GAGGTGCGGCAGAAGCTTGGTCACAAACTCCAGTTGCCTGATCTTCTAATAAAACCTGTCCAGAGAGTAATGAAGTATCAACTTTtgttaaaa GACATTTTGAAGTACACAGAAAAGGCTGGACTTGAAAAAGATGCAGAAGATTTACAAAAGGCTGTTCATATTATGCATGTTGTACCCAAGGCTGCCAATGACATGATGAATGTGGGACGTTTACAGGGGTTTGAT GGTAAGATCACAGCACAGGGGAAGCTGTTACTTCAAGGAAATCTCCTCGTAGGAGATCCGTTGTCAGGAGGAAAGTTAAAGGACCGTCAAGTCTTTCTCTTTGAACagattattattttcagtgagtCTGTGGGTCAGAAAACACAGTTCTCTAACCCTGTGTATATCTACAAAAATCACTTGCAG GTCAACAAGATGTCTTTGGAGGAACAGGCAGATGATGAAAACAGTCTGAAGTTTCTTCTCAGATCTAAAGATCCCAATCAAGAGGGTTTATGCTTTGTTGTCCAAGGAATGTCGCAGGAAGATCGGGATGAGTGGGTTTCCAACATCCGAGCAATCCTGGACACCCAGTTAGATTTCTTAAGAG CCTTACAGTCACCTATAGCTTATCAAAAGGAACTAACCAAAGACTT CTCTGAACTTGAACTTGGATCACTGTGGAACCCAGCATTACATAAAACGTTATCCCATCCTCCCTCATCTCAAAAACCATCAAAGAACTCGAAGGAAGTTTGCAGTGACTCTCTGTGGTTTCCAGGATTAGATAAAAAAAGCAAATCTATTGATGTAAGTTCTATGACAATAAGTAGAACTTTTGGTGATGAGAATCAAAATAATGATTTGGTGTCTTCCAGGCCCAAATCGTTACCAAGGTCTGAGGTTTGTAAAGAGGAGAAACAAAGTCCAGTGTATCTGGATGGCAAGCGAAAGCATTCTTTTCCATTAGAGAAACACCCAAGTACCCCACAACACAGCCCTCCTAAGAGCAAATGGAGCTTTTTTGAAGGATTTCGCAACCCACTTCGTCCAAAATCCAAATCAAATTTAATGGCAAGCAGTTTGCTCTGCACAAGTCAGAACTTAGATTCACCCTGTAATTCCAAAATGGGACTAGATCCTAGGAAAGGCAGTGGAATGAACCGTAGGTGGTCGGAAGTTTCTCCTTCACATATGTTAAGGCCCAGTTTTGTCTCCGACACATCCAATCCACAAAAGTAA